From Tachysurus fulvidraco isolate hzauxx_2018 chromosome 10, HZAU_PFXX_2.0, whole genome shotgun sequence, one genomic window encodes:
- the phf21ab gene encoding PHD finger protein 21A isoform X4 has product MMELQTLQEALKVEIQVHQKLVAQMKQDPQNADLKKQLHELQAKITALSEKQKKVVEQLRKELLVKQEPELKLQTVQAVADGKAMILSPPCLPQQQPTLPPHNKAAPQKTLQVTPVITTKTLPLVLKAAASTMPASVTAPRPTVAMVTAISNTPRPALTSDSRNAPVNLQMSSKLSSKDTEAASRVVPKNVIVVRPKPATHNNVPIAPAPPPPMMAAPQLLQRPVMLTTKLTSALHTSPSHIHQVRIVNGQPCAIPKTIPSTGTSTSHVTGIVIGGPMQTLQISSLNADIKTVNSQGASEQVLTSSPSSASPPVSPPKVKREENPQKLAFMVSLGLVTHDHLEEASLIGITGCFGLVPSVTEIQSRRQERKRRTTANPVYSGAVFEPERKKSAVTYLNTPLHQGTRKRGRPPKYSSSAPGPELGCHPLLSPSSSHPASPAAERPELRGFPLPVHPHSLPQPSPSSGDGDIHEDFCTVCRRSGQLLMCDTCSRVYHLDCLDPPLKNIPKGMWICPKCKDQILKKEEAIPWPGTLAIVHSYIAYKEAKEEEKQKLMKWSTELKLEREQLEQKVKQLSNSITKCMETKNSILAQQKEMQASLEKVKHLVRLIHSFNLSQTIEIGANQEDNPEDKTDGCQEPKATVHSCTKPSASEQNPAQVAAQVPAAGMVPKVQAEPEVGEMADSAAAVTPEAEPKESGVTQASNTAVRDEAKPTEVTEVKENGGTDSQCSEEVGESPETITNSENTTPNASNSEDEVKMDVEDQDHGKNSNSGKISQQLLPVALNSVDISK; this is encoded by the exons GTTGCAGGAGGCCCTAAAAGTGGAAATACAAGTCCATCAG AAACTTGTTGCACAAATGAAGCAGGACCCACAG AATGCTGATCTGAAGAAGCAGCTTCATGAACTTCAGGCCAAGATCACTGCTCTGAGTGAAAAACAG AAAAAGGTGGTGGAACAGCTGAGAAAGGAGCTGTTGGTGAAGCAGGAGCCAGAGCTGAAGCTGCAGACGGTGCAGGCAGTGGCAGACGGCAAAGCCATGATACTCTCACCACCCTGTCTGCCTCAGCAGCAGCCCACGTTGCCTCCTCACAACAAAGCAGCTCCACAG AAGACTCTGCAAGTCACACCGGTCATCACCACGAAGACTCTACCTCTGGTACTGAAAGCTGCCGCCTCCACCATGCCTGCATCCGTGACAGCGCCACGCCCCACTGTTGCCATGGTCACTGCCATCAGCAATACCCCCAGGCCTGCCTTGACCTCTGATTCTCGCAATGCACCAGTGAACCTTCAGATGTCCAGCAAATTGAGCAGTAAGGACACAGAGGCTGCGTCACGAGTCGTGCCGAAGAACGTTATCGTT GTTCGCCCGAAACCTGCCACTCACAACAACGTGCCCATCGCCCCTGCACCTCCTCCTCCGATGATGGCTGCTCCACAATTGCTCCAGAGACCGGTCATGCTTACTACCAAGTTAACGTCAGCGCTACACACCTCGCCAAGCCACATCCACCAAGTGCGCATTGTTAACGGCCAGCCATGCGCCATCCCTAAAACCATCCCTTCTACAGGAACCAGCACAAGTCATGTGACGGGCATCGTAATCGGTGGCCCGATGCAGACGCTGCAGATCAGCAGCTTAAACGCAGACATAAAG ACTGTGAATTCTCAGGGGGCTTCAGAGCAGGTGCTCACAAGCTCCCCTTCTTCAGCGTCTCCTCCGGTATCTCCGCCTAAAGTTAAACGAGAGGAAAATCCACAG AAACTTGCATTCATGGTGTCTCTTGGGTTGGTCACACACGATCATTTAGAAG aagcTTCCCTGATTGGTATTACAGGTTGTTTTGGGCTTGTTCCATCTGTTACAG AGATTCAGAGCCGAAGGCAGGAACGGAAAAGGAGAACGACAGCCAATCCTGTGTACAGCGGAGCAGTATTTGAGCCAGAG AGGAAAAAGAGTGCCGTCACTTATCTGAACACTCCTCTCCATCAAGGAACAAGGAAGAGAG GTCGCCCACCCAAATACAGCAGCAGTGCACCAGGGCCAGAGCTGGGCTGCCACCCCCTGCTCTCCCCATCCAGCAGTCACCCCGCCTCCCCAGCCGCCGAGCGGCCTGAACTCAGGGGCTTCCCCCTCCCTGTCCACCCCCACTCTCTCCCTCAGCCCAGCCCCAGCTCCGGGGAT GGAGACATCCATGAGGATTTCTGCACTGTGTGCAGACGTAGTGGCCAGTTGCTCATGTGCGACACATGCTCACGCGTCTACCACCTCGACTGCCTGGACCCGCCCCTCAAAAATATTCCTAAAGGCATGTGGATCTGTCCCAAATGTAAAGACCAG ATACTGAAAAAAGAGGAGGCCATTCCCTGGCCAGGGACCCTGGCGATAGTACATTCCTACATTGCGTATAAAGAAG caaaagaagaagaaaagcagaaatTAATGAAGTGGAGTACTGAGCTCAAACTAGAGCGAGAGCAACTGGAACAAAAAGTCAAGCAGCTCAGCAACTCTATAACG AAATGCATGGAGACCAAGAACAGCATCCTGGCTCAGCAGAAGGAAATGCAGGCCTCACTGGAGAAAGTGAAACACTTGGTGCGCCTCATACACAGCTTTAACCTTTCTCAGACTATAGAGATTGGTGCAAACCAGGAGGACAACCCTGAAGACAAGACTGATGGCTGCCAAGAGCCCAAGGCTACAGTTCATTCATGCACCAAGCCATCAGCTTCTGAGCAGAACCCTGCCCAAGTTGCTGCGCAGGTCCCTGCTGCTGGTATGGTTCCCAAGGTGCAGGCTGAGCCTGAGGTGGGAGAGATGGCCGACTCGGCCGCCGCTGTCACTCCTGAGGCAGAGCCGAAAGAATCAGGAGTCACGCAGGCCAGTAACACGGCAGTCAGAGACGAAGCGAAGCCAACAGAAGTTACAGAGGTCAAAGAGAATGGCGGAACGGACTCTCAGTGCTCTGAAGAGGTGGGAGAGAGTCCTGAGACCATAACAAACTCTGAAAACACAACTCCCAATGCCAGCAACAGCGAAGATGAAGTCAAGATGGACGTCGAGGATCAGGACCATGGCAAGAACAGCAACAGTGGAAAAATCTCACAACAGCTTTTGCCAGTGGCTCTCAACAGCGTGGACATCTCCAAATGA
- the phf21ab gene encoding PHD finger protein 21A isoform X2, translated as MMELQTLQEALKVEIQVHQKLVAQMKQDPQNADLKKQLHELQAKITALSEKQKKVVEQLRKELLVKQEPELKLQTVQAVADGKAMILSPPCLPQQQPTLPPHNKAAPQTLQVTPVITTKTLPLVLKAAASTMPASVTAPRPTVAMVTAISNTPRPALTSDSRNAPVNLQMSSKLSSKDTEAASRVVPKNVIVVQASTTSAQPIKVPQFVPPPRLTPRPTFLPQVRPKPATHNNVPIAPAPPPPMMAAPQLLQRPVMLTTKLTSALHTSPSHIHQVRIVNGQPCAIPKTIPSTGTSTSHVTGIVIGGPMQTLQISSLNADIKTVNSQGASEQVLTSSPSSASPPVSPPKVKREENPQKLAFMVSLGLVTHDHLEEASLIGITGCFGLVPSVTEIQSRRQERKRRTTANPVYSGAVFEPERKKSAVTYLNTPLHQGTRKRGRPPKYSSSAPGPELGCHPLLSPSSSHPASPAAERPELRGFPLPVHPHSLPQPSPSSGDGDIHEDFCTVCRRSGQLLMCDTCSRVYHLDCLDPPLKNIPKGMWICPKCKDQILKKEEAIPWPGTLAIVHSYIAYKEAKEEEKQKLMKWSTELKLEREQLEQKVKQLSNSITKCMETKNSILAQQKEMQASLEKVKHLVRLIHSFNLSQTIEIGANQEDNPEDKTDGCQEPKATVHSCTKPSASEQNPAQVAAQVPAAGMVPKVQAEPEVGEMADSAAAVTPEAEPKESGVTQASNTAVRDEAKPTEVTEVKENGGTDSQCSEEVGESPETITNSENTTPNASNSEDEVKMDVEDQDHGKNSNSGKISQQLLPVALNSVDISK; from the exons GTTGCAGGAGGCCCTAAAAGTGGAAATACAAGTCCATCAG AAACTTGTTGCACAAATGAAGCAGGACCCACAG AATGCTGATCTGAAGAAGCAGCTTCATGAACTTCAGGCCAAGATCACTGCTCTGAGTGAAAAACAG AAAAAGGTGGTGGAACAGCTGAGAAAGGAGCTGTTGGTGAAGCAGGAGCCAGAGCTGAAGCTGCAGACGGTGCAGGCAGTGGCAGACGGCAAAGCCATGATACTCTCACCACCCTGTCTGCCTCAGCAGCAGCCCACGTTGCCTCCTCACAACAAAGCAGCTCCACAG ACTCTGCAAGTCACACCGGTCATCACCACGAAGACTCTACCTCTGGTACTGAAAGCTGCCGCCTCCACCATGCCTGCATCCGTGACAGCGCCACGCCCCACTGTTGCCATGGTCACTGCCATCAGCAATACCCCCAGGCCTGCCTTGACCTCTGATTCTCGCAATGCACCAGTGAACCTTCAGATGTCCAGCAAATTGAGCAGTAAGGACACAGAGGCTGCGTCACGAGTCGTGCCGAAGAACGTTATCGTT GTGCAGGCCAGCACCACCTCGGCTCAGCCTATCAAAGTTCCCCAGTTTGTCCCTCCTCCTAGACTGACGCCTCGACCCACCTTTCTGCCACAG GTTCGCCCGAAACCTGCCACTCACAACAACGTGCCCATCGCCCCTGCACCTCCTCCTCCGATGATGGCTGCTCCACAATTGCTCCAGAGACCGGTCATGCTTACTACCAAGTTAACGTCAGCGCTACACACCTCGCCAAGCCACATCCACCAAGTGCGCATTGTTAACGGCCAGCCATGCGCCATCCCTAAAACCATCCCTTCTACAGGAACCAGCACAAGTCATGTGACGGGCATCGTAATCGGTGGCCCGATGCAGACGCTGCAGATCAGCAGCTTAAACGCAGACATAAAG ACTGTGAATTCTCAGGGGGCTTCAGAGCAGGTGCTCACAAGCTCCCCTTCTTCAGCGTCTCCTCCGGTATCTCCGCCTAAAGTTAAACGAGAGGAAAATCCACAG AAACTTGCATTCATGGTGTCTCTTGGGTTGGTCACACACGATCATTTAGAAG aagcTTCCCTGATTGGTATTACAGGTTGTTTTGGGCTTGTTCCATCTGTTACAG AGATTCAGAGCCGAAGGCAGGAACGGAAAAGGAGAACGACAGCCAATCCTGTGTACAGCGGAGCAGTATTTGAGCCAGAG AGGAAAAAGAGTGCCGTCACTTATCTGAACACTCCTCTCCATCAAGGAACAAGGAAGAGAG GTCGCCCACCCAAATACAGCAGCAGTGCACCAGGGCCAGAGCTGGGCTGCCACCCCCTGCTCTCCCCATCCAGCAGTCACCCCGCCTCCCCAGCCGCCGAGCGGCCTGAACTCAGGGGCTTCCCCCTCCCTGTCCACCCCCACTCTCTCCCTCAGCCCAGCCCCAGCTCCGGGGAT GGAGACATCCATGAGGATTTCTGCACTGTGTGCAGACGTAGTGGCCAGTTGCTCATGTGCGACACATGCTCACGCGTCTACCACCTCGACTGCCTGGACCCGCCCCTCAAAAATATTCCTAAAGGCATGTGGATCTGTCCCAAATGTAAAGACCAG ATACTGAAAAAAGAGGAGGCCATTCCCTGGCCAGGGACCCTGGCGATAGTACATTCCTACATTGCGTATAAAGAAG caaaagaagaagaaaagcagaaatTAATGAAGTGGAGTACTGAGCTCAAACTAGAGCGAGAGCAACTGGAACAAAAAGTCAAGCAGCTCAGCAACTCTATAACG AAATGCATGGAGACCAAGAACAGCATCCTGGCTCAGCAGAAGGAAATGCAGGCCTCACTGGAGAAAGTGAAACACTTGGTGCGCCTCATACACAGCTTTAACCTTTCTCAGACTATAGAGATTGGTGCAAACCAGGAGGACAACCCTGAAGACAAGACTGATGGCTGCCAAGAGCCCAAGGCTACAGTTCATTCATGCACCAAGCCATCAGCTTCTGAGCAGAACCCTGCCCAAGTTGCTGCGCAGGTCCCTGCTGCTGGTATGGTTCCCAAGGTGCAGGCTGAGCCTGAGGTGGGAGAGATGGCCGACTCGGCCGCCGCTGTCACTCCTGAGGCAGAGCCGAAAGAATCAGGAGTCACGCAGGCCAGTAACACGGCAGTCAGAGACGAAGCGAAGCCAACAGAAGTTACAGAGGTCAAAGAGAATGGCGGAACGGACTCTCAGTGCTCTGAAGAGGTGGGAGAGAGTCCTGAGACCATAACAAACTCTGAAAACACAACTCCCAATGCCAGCAACAGCGAAGATGAAGTCAAGATGGACGTCGAGGATCAGGACCATGGCAAGAACAGCAACAGTGGAAAAATCTCACAACAGCTTTTGCCAGTGGCTCTCAACAGCGTGGACATCTCCAAATGA
- the phf21ab gene encoding PHD finger protein 21A isoform X1, whose translation MMELQTLQEALKVEIQVHQKLVAQMKQDPQNADLKKQLHELQAKITALSEKQKKVVEQLRKELLVKQEPELKLQTVQAVADGKAMILSPPCLPQQQPTLPPHNKAAPQKTLQVTPVITTKTLPLVLKAAASTMPASVTAPRPTVAMVTAISNTPRPALTSDSRNAPVNLQMSSKLSSKDTEAASRVVPKNVIVVQASTTSAQPIKVPQFVPPPRLTPRPTFLPQVRPKPATHNNVPIAPAPPPPMMAAPQLLQRPVMLTTKLTSALHTSPSHIHQVRIVNGQPCAIPKTIPSTGTSTSHVTGIVIGGPMQTLQISSLNADIKTVNSQGASEQVLTSSPSSASPPVSPPKVKREENPQKLAFMVSLGLVTHDHLEEASLIGITGCFGLVPSVTEIQSRRQERKRRTTANPVYSGAVFEPERKKSAVTYLNTPLHQGTRKRGRPPKYSSSAPGPELGCHPLLSPSSSHPASPAAERPELRGFPLPVHPHSLPQPSPSSGDGDIHEDFCTVCRRSGQLLMCDTCSRVYHLDCLDPPLKNIPKGMWICPKCKDQILKKEEAIPWPGTLAIVHSYIAYKEAKEEEKQKLMKWSTELKLEREQLEQKVKQLSNSITKCMETKNSILAQQKEMQASLEKVKHLVRLIHSFNLSQTIEIGANQEDNPEDKTDGCQEPKATVHSCTKPSASEQNPAQVAAQVPAAGMVPKVQAEPEVGEMADSAAAVTPEAEPKESGVTQASNTAVRDEAKPTEVTEVKENGGTDSQCSEEVGESPETITNSENTTPNASNSEDEVKMDVEDQDHGKNSNSGKISQQLLPVALNSVDISK comes from the exons GTTGCAGGAGGCCCTAAAAGTGGAAATACAAGTCCATCAG AAACTTGTTGCACAAATGAAGCAGGACCCACAG AATGCTGATCTGAAGAAGCAGCTTCATGAACTTCAGGCCAAGATCACTGCTCTGAGTGAAAAACAG AAAAAGGTGGTGGAACAGCTGAGAAAGGAGCTGTTGGTGAAGCAGGAGCCAGAGCTGAAGCTGCAGACGGTGCAGGCAGTGGCAGACGGCAAAGCCATGATACTCTCACCACCCTGTCTGCCTCAGCAGCAGCCCACGTTGCCTCCTCACAACAAAGCAGCTCCACAG AAGACTCTGCAAGTCACACCGGTCATCACCACGAAGACTCTACCTCTGGTACTGAAAGCTGCCGCCTCCACCATGCCTGCATCCGTGACAGCGCCACGCCCCACTGTTGCCATGGTCACTGCCATCAGCAATACCCCCAGGCCTGCCTTGACCTCTGATTCTCGCAATGCACCAGTGAACCTTCAGATGTCCAGCAAATTGAGCAGTAAGGACACAGAGGCTGCGTCACGAGTCGTGCCGAAGAACGTTATCGTT GTGCAGGCCAGCACCACCTCGGCTCAGCCTATCAAAGTTCCCCAGTTTGTCCCTCCTCCTAGACTGACGCCTCGACCCACCTTTCTGCCACAG GTTCGCCCGAAACCTGCCACTCACAACAACGTGCCCATCGCCCCTGCACCTCCTCCTCCGATGATGGCTGCTCCACAATTGCTCCAGAGACCGGTCATGCTTACTACCAAGTTAACGTCAGCGCTACACACCTCGCCAAGCCACATCCACCAAGTGCGCATTGTTAACGGCCAGCCATGCGCCATCCCTAAAACCATCCCTTCTACAGGAACCAGCACAAGTCATGTGACGGGCATCGTAATCGGTGGCCCGATGCAGACGCTGCAGATCAGCAGCTTAAACGCAGACATAAAG ACTGTGAATTCTCAGGGGGCTTCAGAGCAGGTGCTCACAAGCTCCCCTTCTTCAGCGTCTCCTCCGGTATCTCCGCCTAAAGTTAAACGAGAGGAAAATCCACAG AAACTTGCATTCATGGTGTCTCTTGGGTTGGTCACACACGATCATTTAGAAG aagcTTCCCTGATTGGTATTACAGGTTGTTTTGGGCTTGTTCCATCTGTTACAG AGATTCAGAGCCGAAGGCAGGAACGGAAAAGGAGAACGACAGCCAATCCTGTGTACAGCGGAGCAGTATTTGAGCCAGAG AGGAAAAAGAGTGCCGTCACTTATCTGAACACTCCTCTCCATCAAGGAACAAGGAAGAGAG GTCGCCCACCCAAATACAGCAGCAGTGCACCAGGGCCAGAGCTGGGCTGCCACCCCCTGCTCTCCCCATCCAGCAGTCACCCCGCCTCCCCAGCCGCCGAGCGGCCTGAACTCAGGGGCTTCCCCCTCCCTGTCCACCCCCACTCTCTCCCTCAGCCCAGCCCCAGCTCCGGGGAT GGAGACATCCATGAGGATTTCTGCACTGTGTGCAGACGTAGTGGCCAGTTGCTCATGTGCGACACATGCTCACGCGTCTACCACCTCGACTGCCTGGACCCGCCCCTCAAAAATATTCCTAAAGGCATGTGGATCTGTCCCAAATGTAAAGACCAG ATACTGAAAAAAGAGGAGGCCATTCCCTGGCCAGGGACCCTGGCGATAGTACATTCCTACATTGCGTATAAAGAAG caaaagaagaagaaaagcagaaatTAATGAAGTGGAGTACTGAGCTCAAACTAGAGCGAGAGCAACTGGAACAAAAAGTCAAGCAGCTCAGCAACTCTATAACG AAATGCATGGAGACCAAGAACAGCATCCTGGCTCAGCAGAAGGAAATGCAGGCCTCACTGGAGAAAGTGAAACACTTGGTGCGCCTCATACACAGCTTTAACCTTTCTCAGACTATAGAGATTGGTGCAAACCAGGAGGACAACCCTGAAGACAAGACTGATGGCTGCCAAGAGCCCAAGGCTACAGTTCATTCATGCACCAAGCCATCAGCTTCTGAGCAGAACCCTGCCCAAGTTGCTGCGCAGGTCCCTGCTGCTGGTATGGTTCCCAAGGTGCAGGCTGAGCCTGAGGTGGGAGAGATGGCCGACTCGGCCGCCGCTGTCACTCCTGAGGCAGAGCCGAAAGAATCAGGAGTCACGCAGGCCAGTAACACGGCAGTCAGAGACGAAGCGAAGCCAACAGAAGTTACAGAGGTCAAAGAGAATGGCGGAACGGACTCTCAGTGCTCTGAAGAGGTGGGAGAGAGTCCTGAGACCATAACAAACTCTGAAAACACAACTCCCAATGCCAGCAACAGCGAAGATGAAGTCAAGATGGACGTCGAGGATCAGGACCATGGCAAGAACAGCAACAGTGGAAAAATCTCACAACAGCTTTTGCCAGTGGCTCTCAACAGCGTGGACATCTCCAAATGA
- the phf21ab gene encoding PHD finger protein 21A isoform X5, whose amino-acid sequence MMELQTLQEALKVEIQVHQKLVAQMKQDPQNADLKKQLHELQAKITALSEKQKKVVEQLRKELLVKQEPELKLQTVQAVADGKAMILSPPCLPQQQPTLPPHNKAAPQKTLQVTPVITTKTLPLVLKAAASTMPASVTAPRPTVAMVTAISNTPRPALTSDSRNAPVNLQMSSKLSSKDTEAASRVVPKNVIVVRPKPATHNNVPIAPAPPPPMMAAPQLLQRPVMLTTKLTSALHTSPSHIHQVRIVNGQPCAIPKTIPSTGTSTSHVTGIVIGGPMQTLQISSLNADIKTVNSQGASEQVLTSSPSSASPPVSPPKVKREENPQKLAFMVSLGLVTHDHLEEIQSRRQERKRRTTANPVYSGAVFEPERKKSAVTYLNTPLHQGTRKRGRPPKYSSSAPGPELGCHPLLSPSSSHPASPAAERPELRGFPLPVHPHSLPQPSPSSGDGDIHEDFCTVCRRSGQLLMCDTCSRVYHLDCLDPPLKNIPKGMWICPKCKDQILKKEEAIPWPGTLAIVHSYIAYKEAKEEEKQKLMKWSTELKLEREQLEQKVKQLSNSITKCMETKNSILAQQKEMQASLEKVKHLVRLIHSFNLSQTIEIGANQEDNPEDKTDGCQEPKATVHSCTKPSASEQNPAQVAAQVPAAGMVPKVQAEPEVGEMADSAAAVTPEAEPKESGVTQASNTAVRDEAKPTEVTEVKENGGTDSQCSEEVGESPETITNSENTTPNASNSEDEVKMDVEDQDHGKNSNSGKISQQLLPVALNSVDISK is encoded by the exons GTTGCAGGAGGCCCTAAAAGTGGAAATACAAGTCCATCAG AAACTTGTTGCACAAATGAAGCAGGACCCACAG AATGCTGATCTGAAGAAGCAGCTTCATGAACTTCAGGCCAAGATCACTGCTCTGAGTGAAAAACAG AAAAAGGTGGTGGAACAGCTGAGAAAGGAGCTGTTGGTGAAGCAGGAGCCAGAGCTGAAGCTGCAGACGGTGCAGGCAGTGGCAGACGGCAAAGCCATGATACTCTCACCACCCTGTCTGCCTCAGCAGCAGCCCACGTTGCCTCCTCACAACAAAGCAGCTCCACAG AAGACTCTGCAAGTCACACCGGTCATCACCACGAAGACTCTACCTCTGGTACTGAAAGCTGCCGCCTCCACCATGCCTGCATCCGTGACAGCGCCACGCCCCACTGTTGCCATGGTCACTGCCATCAGCAATACCCCCAGGCCTGCCTTGACCTCTGATTCTCGCAATGCACCAGTGAACCTTCAGATGTCCAGCAAATTGAGCAGTAAGGACACAGAGGCTGCGTCACGAGTCGTGCCGAAGAACGTTATCGTT GTTCGCCCGAAACCTGCCACTCACAACAACGTGCCCATCGCCCCTGCACCTCCTCCTCCGATGATGGCTGCTCCACAATTGCTCCAGAGACCGGTCATGCTTACTACCAAGTTAACGTCAGCGCTACACACCTCGCCAAGCCACATCCACCAAGTGCGCATTGTTAACGGCCAGCCATGCGCCATCCCTAAAACCATCCCTTCTACAGGAACCAGCACAAGTCATGTGACGGGCATCGTAATCGGTGGCCCGATGCAGACGCTGCAGATCAGCAGCTTAAACGCAGACATAAAG ACTGTGAATTCTCAGGGGGCTTCAGAGCAGGTGCTCACAAGCTCCCCTTCTTCAGCGTCTCCTCCGGTATCTCCGCCTAAAGTTAAACGAGAGGAAAATCCACAG AAACTTGCATTCATGGTGTCTCTTGGGTTGGTCACACACGATCATTTAGAAG AGATTCAGAGCCGAAGGCAGGAACGGAAAAGGAGAACGACAGCCAATCCTGTGTACAGCGGAGCAGTATTTGAGCCAGAG AGGAAAAAGAGTGCCGTCACTTATCTGAACACTCCTCTCCATCAAGGAACAAGGAAGAGAG GTCGCCCACCCAAATACAGCAGCAGTGCACCAGGGCCAGAGCTGGGCTGCCACCCCCTGCTCTCCCCATCCAGCAGTCACCCCGCCTCCCCAGCCGCCGAGCGGCCTGAACTCAGGGGCTTCCCCCTCCCTGTCCACCCCCACTCTCTCCCTCAGCCCAGCCCCAGCTCCGGGGAT GGAGACATCCATGAGGATTTCTGCACTGTGTGCAGACGTAGTGGCCAGTTGCTCATGTGCGACACATGCTCACGCGTCTACCACCTCGACTGCCTGGACCCGCCCCTCAAAAATATTCCTAAAGGCATGTGGATCTGTCCCAAATGTAAAGACCAG ATACTGAAAAAAGAGGAGGCCATTCCCTGGCCAGGGACCCTGGCGATAGTACATTCCTACATTGCGTATAAAGAAG caaaagaagaagaaaagcagaaatTAATGAAGTGGAGTACTGAGCTCAAACTAGAGCGAGAGCAACTGGAACAAAAAGTCAAGCAGCTCAGCAACTCTATAACG AAATGCATGGAGACCAAGAACAGCATCCTGGCTCAGCAGAAGGAAATGCAGGCCTCACTGGAGAAAGTGAAACACTTGGTGCGCCTCATACACAGCTTTAACCTTTCTCAGACTATAGAGATTGGTGCAAACCAGGAGGACAACCCTGAAGACAAGACTGATGGCTGCCAAGAGCCCAAGGCTACAGTTCATTCATGCACCAAGCCATCAGCTTCTGAGCAGAACCCTGCCCAAGTTGCTGCGCAGGTCCCTGCTGCTGGTATGGTTCCCAAGGTGCAGGCTGAGCCTGAGGTGGGAGAGATGGCCGACTCGGCCGCCGCTGTCACTCCTGAGGCAGAGCCGAAAGAATCAGGAGTCACGCAGGCCAGTAACACGGCAGTCAGAGACGAAGCGAAGCCAACAGAAGTTACAGAGGTCAAAGAGAATGGCGGAACGGACTCTCAGTGCTCTGAAGAGGTGGGAGAGAGTCCTGAGACCATAACAAACTCTGAAAACACAACTCCCAATGCCAGCAACAGCGAAGATGAAGTCAAGATGGACGTCGAGGATCAGGACCATGGCAAGAACAGCAACAGTGGAAAAATCTCACAACAGCTTTTGCCAGTGGCTCTCAACAGCGTGGACATCTCCAAATGA